GCCTTGAGGCCGGGCCTTGGGGCATACTTTGGCGCGCTGCGCGACAGGGACACCGCGTCGGCAATTCGCCTGACGCTTTTCATCGCCGCGATCTCGGTGCCGGCGAATCTCGTCTTCGGCGTCGCCGCCTCATGGGCGATCGCGAAGTTCGATTTCAAGGGCAAGAGCTTCCTCACTACCCTCATCGATCTGCCGTTCTCGGTTTCGCCGGTCACCTCGGGGCTGATCTACGTGCTCATCTTCGGCGCGCAGGGCTACCTCGGCCCGTGGCTCGCCGCCCACGACATCCACATCATCTTCGCCGTACCTGGCATCGTGCTGGCGACGATCTTCGTGACGTTTCCGTTCGTCGCGCGCGAACTGATCCCGATCATGCAGGAGCAGGGGACGGGCGAGGAGGAAGCGGCGGTGTCGCTCGGCGCCTCCGGCTGGCAGGTGTTCTTCCGCGTCACGCTGCCCAACGTGAAGTGGGCGCTACTCTACGGCGTCCTGCTCTGCAACGCGCGCGCCATGGGCGAGTTCGGCGCGGTGTCCGTCGTCTCCGGCCACGTCCGCGGCAAGACCAACACCATGCCGCTGCAGATCGAGATTCTCTACAACGAGTACGCCTCGCAGGCGGCCTTCGCGGTCGCCTCCCTCCTGGCGCTGCTCGCCCTTGTCACGCTCGCCGTGAAGACATTCCTGGAATGGCGCTACGCCGGCGAAATCGCCGCCCAAAGGCGCCATTGAGCCGCCACTGAGAGGAAAAAATCCTTGGACGCGCGTGTCGAAAATGATGAAACCTCTGGCGCCGGCCAGGGGGCCGCGACGTGGGGCAAGCGCGTGGACGTATCGGTCGAGAATGTCGAGCGGGCCTTTGGCGAGACGCCGGCCCTCCACGGCGTGTCGCT
The sequence above is drawn from the Bauldia sp. genome and encodes:
- the cysW gene encoding sulfate ABC transporter permease subunit CysW — encoded protein: MIANASPTTERRGVRILLIAISVAFLLFFVVLPLITVFIEALRPGLGAYFGALRDRDTASAIRLTLFIAAISVPANLVFGVAASWAIAKFDFKGKSFLTTLIDLPFSVSPVTSGLIYVLIFGAQGYLGPWLAAHDIHIIFAVPGIVLATIFVTFPFVARELIPIMQEQGTGEEEAAVSLGASGWQVFFRVTLPNVKWALLYGVLLCNARAMGEFGAVSVVSGHVRGKTNTMPLQIEILYNEYASQAAFAVASLLALLALVTLAVKTFLEWRYAGEIAAQRRH